actttTCTTAAGTATTAgcaaaatttgcatttttcgaataaataagtaatatccatccatccattttctataccgcttatccgtcagggtcacggggggagctggagcctatcccagctgactacgggcgagaggcggggttcaccctggactgggcgacagtcaatcacagggccaacacacaaagacagacaaccacacactcacacctaggggcaattaagagtagccaattaacctaatgtgcatgtttttggtattggaAGCACCCGCCCTTAAAAGTAATATAACAAAGACAACTTTGTTGTGTTGGCAGTGGAATGTTTggttcaaaattaaacaaacagaggagTCAGGGGCATAAAcgtaaataaaatgaatgcaagGATGCAAACTGAGTTTGTCTGATGATTTGATGTTATATTGAACTAATACTAACACACATCTCCCAAAGGCAACGAAGATCATAGAGGATTTCTTCAAAATATCAGGCTATAAGATGAACAGTGAAAAAGCTGAATGGGTACTAACTATTGAAGGATCTTCAACCTTTCCACAAAACTTAAGGAATTTTCAATAGAAAAAACCACGATGCTTGCCAGTCAAATTAATGGATAAATCAGCTTAAAATGATGTGGTTTCCTTAATCCTTTATGAACTATTTTTAACGTGACCTACTCCTTTACTCAACTATTTTGTTTGGTCTCATAAAGCACAGATAAAACTCTTCTTCAAAATGCAACAACAGACAAATGTCTTTAATAATCAAATTATTAtcaaattataattattatctATTATTATGCTTTACAATATTTTTTACAGACCGTATAACTAACAACACAGCTGAAGAACCCTGGATAAGTACTGGAAACAAACACGTCTCACAACCTATGTACATATCTGCTTACAATATAAAAGTatctaattttattattattatttgttataaaTAGTACATTAAAATCATGAGACAacgataaaaacaaaaattaggaGTGCAATTTAGTAACCCTGGGAACACACATATTTCGAATTTTGCCAGATTTGACGAAATTCCCCcaaagtgttcctgagataTCGAGTTCACAAGAATGGGACGTACAAATCGAAAACTAGAAAACATAATGTCTCCAGCCACAGCATAAATATGTAGAGCTAAACTGGGACTCTTGGAGCACAAGGGGTATTAATCATATTTCAGATCTAATTATGCATAATGGGGTTACATCATTTAGAGTTAAAGTCACTTACAGTTAAAAAACTGGATTCATGAAAATTTTAAATCACTCTATGATTTGGTGGCAGAACCCTTTAAGGCATTCTGTTTAGAACGGGAAAAAAGAAGTATTTGACTGGCAGAATATACAACATGCTGCTGAAAGAAACTAAAAAGTTGGAtggttaataaaataaaagcactccATTTTAAAGACGcccacacaaaaagaaagaaatgcatcaGTGTTATTAAAAGCTTCACCACAAATGAAAATCTATGGTTAATACAATACATAACCATTGACAAGAATATTATACAGTAGAGATAAAATTATTATCTATTATCCAGTTTAAGTGTGGCTCTCAAAACTCATACCTTCTGCTTTTGTACGAAtgtaaacaatataaatatgaaatgaaatccaAATTTATCAattttatataacaaaaatTCAATTCTCAGTTGAGCCGTGTATTTTTCagaatgcacaaaaataaaaaaacacaccctACAGGATGACAGATTGTTCTCCTCCTTTGtcttattatattaattattacacatttgttgaaaacaaactgcaagCAAATCCTCATGGTGGACAGCATggaattaaataattattaaaaagcAACTTAAAACAGACAGGAAAGCCTATAAAGAATTTATACCCTAATCCAGTCCAGTGTAGTCTTTTAGTATTAATGTCTTCGTCAttcatgttttgtcttgttctgACTTGGATAATCTGTTTTAGCTGGTAACCAGGTGAACTTATATGGCTCCTGTGGCGCAAGTAAATCTATATCAAgtttcttctgctctttttcaCTGTTAACATTCCTGTACCCCAGCAATGACATTGCCCCCCTACACACATCCTGGATACGTTTAACCTTGCTGTAGGGCAGCGTGGTACGCCAAGCCTGGGAGACATCAGCAGCATCTCGTGAAGTGATTTCGAAGGCCTCTACCCTGGAGCCTCTGCCTTTTCCATGGGTCACCTTGTAGATCCATTCCCCCAACTTACTGGTCATCTGCAAACCTACAAACTCATATATGCTTTTTATCTCCTCAAGTGGGTTGCGCACCAAGTCCTCATAGCGGACCATTTTGTAGCGGCCTTTGAGAAATGGAGGGGGCTTCAGGATGGCTCTCTCATTGATGCGCACATGGCTACGGCAGATCTCCTGTATGACTTGATACTGCACTTCAGCTGCTGGTATCTTTTTATAATCCAAGAGGATGGCATCATCATTTACAAATGCATTGGCTGACCGCTCTCTAGACCGCACCACAGCCCGGGGGTCTCGGACCAGATGGATGATGCGGAAATCTAAGCTTGGGTCCTGCAAGAGCGGGTATAAAGATTCCAGCTCAAAAAATCGCACTGCTTTTAACACCACATGACTGTAGGTAACACAGGCATCCTTCACCTTCTGCAGGCCTTTAGTATCACATTTCTTGGAACACTGACTTTGGTCGCTGAGCTCATTTTGTGGCGTGAGAGAACAGGCTGGAGGTGAGCACAGAGCTCGACTTTGACTCCACATAAACAAATCAGAAACATTGTGGTTTTCTGGCAGACAAGCCTCTATTGCAGAGAAGTCACAAAGGAATATGCTCCGAAATAAATCTCTCGTAACAATTCGGAGCAATCTCATACTGGATTTTGGTAGTTTGTTCCATATGTGCCATCCAGGCTCCATAAGATAGAAAACAGATGGATGCTGACTGAACACCTGACCCAGGAAAGACGAGCCTGATCGCCAggatgacagcagcagaacatgaaCTTTGCCATCGGAGGGGGTGGAGGTGCAGGGGCTGAGCTGCAAGTACCAACCACAGAGCAGCATCACTGTTGTCCCTTGCAGGATCAATACGAAAATCATGGTGCTGCCATTGATTCTGCAGCGGAGCATGATGGCTGTGGATCACCTTTAGTCACTGGTGCTTGATGAGGACacttctctttttgttcttctgcGGAGCTGCCTGTTGCCTCTGCTGCAGAATGACATGgcatagacagacagagacagaaactgatATGTT
This is a stretch of genomic DNA from Scatophagus argus isolate fScaArg1 chromosome 7, fScaArg1.pri, whole genome shotgun sequence. It encodes these proteins:
- the chst6 gene encoding carbohydrate sulfotransferase 6; translation: MLRCRINGSTMIFVLILQGTTVMLLCGWYLQLSPCTSTPSDGKVHVLLLSSWRSGSSFLGQVFSQHPSVFYLMEPGWHIWNKLPKSSMRLLRIVTRDLFRSIFLCDFSAIEACLPENHNVSDLFMWSQSRALCSPPACSLTPQNELSDQSQCSKKCDTKGLQKVKDACVTYSHVVLKAVRFFELESLYPLLQDPSLDFRIIHLVRDPRAVVRSRERSANAFVNDDAILLDYKKIPAAEVQYQVIQEICRSHVRINERAILKPPPFLKGRYKMVRYEDLVRNPLEEIKSIYEFVGLQMTSKLGEWIYKVTHGKGRGSRVEAFEITSRDAADVSQAWRTTLPYSKVKRIQDVCRGAMSLLGYRNVNSEKEQKKLDIDLLAPQEPYKFTWLPAKTDYPSQNKTKHE